The nucleotide window TTTATAAATTTTTAACTAATTTTGAGTAACTTAAAGGTAAAGGAAAGATTAATGCTAGACTAAATGCAAGAAATAAGGTATTTTAGGCTAACATTTGAATAATATAAATTACAAAGAATTACATGACATTTAATATAAATCATAACAAAGATAAGTTATTTTTCGTACCACTTGGTGGATCAGGCGAAATTGGAATGAACCTAAACTTATACCATCTAGACGGTAAATGGCTAATGGTAGATCTTGGCGCCGGCTTTGCCGATGACTATTTGCCAGGTGTTGATATTATCGTTCCAGACATTGAGTTTATTGAAGAACAAAAAGAAAACCTTATTGGCTTAGTGCTTACTCACGCACACGAAGACCACGTTGGTGCTGTTATATACCTTTGGGAACATTTGCGTATGCCAATTTATGCTACGCCATTTACAGCAGCCTTTTTAAAGGCGAAGTTTGCTGAAAAATTTGGTACAAGTAAGCATGTTAAAATTAAAGAAGTGCCAATGAACAGGCGCTTTAAGGTTAGTAATTTTGATATAGAATATGTAACACTTAATCACTCTGCTCCTGAAATGCAGGCTTTATTCATCAGAACACCTGAAGGTAATATATTTCACACAGGTGACTGGAAGTTTGACCATGACCCTGTTGTAGGCAATCCAAACGACGAAGCATTACTTGCTAAGCTTGGCGAAGAAGGTGTAGACGTTGTGATTGGTGATTCAACCAACGTATTTAATAAAGGATTTTCTGGGTCTGAGGGTGATCTTAAAAAGAGCTTAGAGAAATTGGTAATGGAATGTAAAGGCTTAGTTGCCGTTACAACATTTGCTTCAAACCTTGCCAGAATTGAAACAGTAATTGCCGCTGCCAGAATGTCAGGGCGTAAAATTGTGGTATCTGGTCGTAGTTTCTGGAGAATTATTAGAGCAGCTCAAGATTCTGGTTATTTAGAAGATCTGCCAGATTTGGTTGATGAAAGAAGTATGTCAAATTACCCACGTCATCAGCTTTTACTTTTATGTACAGGTTGTCAGGGTGAGCCACTAGCTGCAACAACTAAAATTGCAACGCAGAACCATCCAAATATTCGCCTAATTCCAGGTGATACGGTGATTTTCTCATCAAAGATTATTCCAGGTAATGATAAAGCGATTTTCCGTTTATTTAACATGTTTGTTAAACTTGGTATTGAAGTTTTAACTGAAAGAGACCATTTTGTACACGTTTCAGGTCACCCAGGAAGAGGGGAGCTTGAAAAAATGTACACACTTTTAAAGCCTAAAACAGTAATTCCAGTGCATGGTGAGCTAATTCATATGCATGAGCATGCTAAAATTGCTCGTGAGGTTGGTGTTCCGTTTACTGTTGAAGTTGAAAACGGTGATATGATTCATATTGCGAAAGAAGGCTGCCGTAAAGTTGCGTTAGTTACAGCTGGTAAGCTTGCTGTTGACGGCGTAAGACTTATCCCAATAAATTCGCAGGTTATCCGTCATCGTAGAAAACTAAGAGATGATGGTATTGTTCTTTGTAATATTATAGTTGATCAAAAATACAGACTGCTCGCTCAGCCAAACTTCCGTACTTTTGGTGTACTTGACGATGCTAATGAGCGTCCACTTATTGATGCGATCGTTGAAGATATTTCTGAAACAATCGAGAATCGCAAGGAAGTTAAAGGAAAGAAATCAAAAGAAGATGAATTAGATAATAATATCAGGGCTTTAATCCGTAGATATTTATCTCAGGAAGTTGGAAAAGCTCCTATGATCGATCTTCATATTGATGTTGTTTACAGTTAAAATAATCTGAATTTTTAAAAAGGACGCTTCGCTATAAGTGTCCTTTTTTATTAACAAAAAGTTTCTACAGCACATTTACGTTGACTTTTGCTAATTTTATCTTATTTGTTTATGAAATTTAAGATAGTATAAAAATATGAGTAAAAGTAAGAAACTAAATAAATATCAAACTTTAAAAAGCTATTTTGATAATGGCGAAAAAGAAAAGACTAAAGCATTCTTTTTAGCTAAAAAGCCTAAGTCACAAAGAGCAAAATCACGGTGTACTCCGCAAAATAATTTATTTCGGGAGTGTTGTGAGGATGGATATGCAGATCTTGCCGATTTTTTGCTAGGTATTAGTGATAAAAGTCTTGTAAACACTTTGGTTAAATCAAATAAGTTTAACTATTTCAGAATCGCTGCTATTAGCAATAATACTAAGTTATACCAAGTTCTATCTAAATATACTATAGACGTTTTATATCAAGAATTAATTTCTACTCATTCAATGTACATTTTTGAGGCTATGGAAAGCAATCAAAAGGAAATGGTGGATTATTTATGGGATACTTTTATAATAGAACATACACCAACTCAATTTGCAAGACTACTTACCGAGCTGATAAAAACTATAAATGATGCAAGGGATGCCAAAGGCTTTTCTCCTATGCATTTATACCAATATTTAAAAAAACTTATGGATAGCGCAAATGATAAAGATTTAGATAATTTATATGAAGTTAGATATGTCAGCGATTTAAAAACAATTCCTGTTTTAGATGCAGCTTTTTCAAATCTAAGAATATTTCATCATATATTAAGCAAGTCTGACGCTCAAAGTATTTATATGGCTGAAAAACATATAAAAAATCGTATTTTAAACTATGGCGTAACGACTGCTGCAAGCCTATATTTTGATAATACATACAAAATATATTCAAATCCTCAGTTATGGACAACTTATCTAAGAAAAATATTTCACTCTAATAAAAAAGACCTACTTAAATCTACTATAGTGCAAAAAATAGAATATGCGCTTCAAAAAAATCATACTCTCCTTTTATTTCCATTGGTTAGTATAGCAAAATATTTAAATGTTGAGTTATCTGAAAAACTTACAATGCAAATTCATGCTCAAGCCTACTTTTTAAAGCAATTTGAATATCATGAAATTTTACTTGCAAGTGATTTGCAAAAACAAGGGTATTCAGAAAAGCAGATTAGAGAATATATTGCTATAAATAAAGAGCAGATAAGTAATCTTGCTTGCATAGCAAATAATATGATTTCTTATAATGATTTGATTATTGATATGAATAAAAATAGGCAAAATACAAAATCTAAAAGTATACTTGGAAAACGAAATCGAGAAGATAAATGTATCGAAAGGTCTGCTAAGAAGCTAAAAACTTCTTCAGCATCGTTTAATTAAATTACTTATTAAGCAATTATATCAGGGTGGATGATAGAGTCTAAATAATGGATTCGATCTTTCACCCAAAGTTTACGTTTTTTGCATTTTTGGGCTTCGATTTGATTTTTGGTGCTTAATTCTTCGATTTTTTTCTCAAGTTCCTGATGTTCAATCTTAAGAGCTTCAAGCTCCCTAAATAACAAATCTTGCATAAACCTTTATTACTTGTGGTTGTAAATTATATTATTAAGATATCATAAATTATAACCCAAGTCTATATATCTGATAAAAAGAATTTATTAATATGTAAATTTTACAATTACATTGACTTTTTTAACATTTGCTTAGATAATGAGGGCGTTTTAATAATTTTAGGTAAATTGCGATGGTTGCTCTTCACAATATAAAAAGACATAAAACTCATAAGGTTAAGGTAGGAAATTTCTACATAGGTGGAGATAGTCCTATACTTGTTCAAAGTATGACCAATACTGATACAGCGGATGTTGAAGGTACTGTAAAGCAGATTATAGAGCTTAATGAAGCTGGGTCTGAGATTGTAAGAGTAACAGTAAATAATGAAGAGTCTGCAAGAGCAGTGCCGAAAATTCATGATAGCCTAATTAAACAAGGGTATGACGTTCCTTTAGTAGGGTGCTTCCATTATAATGGTCATAAGTTGCTTACAGATGTGCCAGAATGTGCAGAGGCTCTTGCGAAATATAGAATAAACCCAGGAAATGTTGGCTTTGGTGAAAAGCGTGATAAGCAATTTGAAATGATGATTGATCAGGCGGTCAAGTATAATAAGCCTGTAAGAATTGGTGTTAACTGGGGTAGTTTAGATCAGGATTTAGCCCAGAAAATGATGGACGATAACTCTAAGTCATCAAACCCTAAATCGGCTGATGAGTTGCTGCGTGAAGCTCTGGTAACATCTTCCTTACAAAGTGCTGAAAAAGCTATAGAGATGGGACTTACTGCGGATAAAATTATTATTTCTTGTAAGGTTAGTCAGCCGCAAGATCTAGTTGCGGTTTACACTGAGCTTGCTCGCAGATCAAATTATGCACTCCACCTTGGGCTTACTGAAGCAGGAATGGGGTCAAAAGGTATTGTTGCCACTACAGCAGCTTTAAGTATATTACTGCAGCAAGGGATTGGTGATACTATTAGGGCTTCACTTACCCCAAGACCAGGTGAAAAAAGAACTCAGGAAGTTACTGTTTGTAGGGAAATTTTGCAAAGTTTAGGCTTTCGTAATTTTACGCCGCAAGTAACAGCTTGCCCGGGGTGCGGAAGAACAACCAGTACATATTTTCAGGAACTTGCTTCATCTATTCAGGACTTTTTAAATAGTTCAATGCCAGTTTGGAAAGACAAGTACATTGGTGTTGAAAATTTAAGGGTTGCGGTAATGGGCTGCATAGTAAATGGTCCTGGCGAAAGTAAACACGCAGACATTGGTATAAGCCTTCCAGGCACAGGCGAATCACCTGTAGCACCAGTATTTATTGATGGTGAAAAAGCCTGCACTCTCAGGGGCGATAATATTGCCGGTGAATTTAAAGATTTAGTTATAAATTATATAGAAAACAGATATTTAGTAAAAACTACGGTAGACGT belongs to Alphaproteobacteria bacterium 33-17 and includes:
- a CDS encoding RNase J family beta-CASP ribonuclease — its product is MTFNINHNKDKLFFVPLGGSGEIGMNLNLYHLDGKWLMVDLGAGFADDYLPGVDIIVPDIEFIEEQKENLIGLVLTHAHEDHVGAVIYLWEHLRMPIYATPFTAAFLKAKFAEKFGTSKHVKIKEVPMNRRFKVSNFDIEYVTLNHSAPEMQALFIRTPEGNIFHTGDWKFDHDPVVGNPNDEALLAKLGEEGVDVVIGDSTNVFNKGFSGSEGDLKKSLEKLVMECKGLVAVTTFASNLARIETVIAAARMSGRKIVVSGRSFWRIIRAAQDSGYLEDLPDLVDERSMSNYPRHQLLLLCTGCQGEPLAATTKIATQNHPNIRLIPGDTVIFSSKIIPGNDKAIFRLFNMFVKLGIEVLTERDHFVHVSGHPGRGELEKMYTLLKPKTVIPVHGELIHMHEHAKIAREVGVPFTVEVENGDMIHIAKEGCRKVALVTAGKLAVDGVRLIPINSQVIRHRRKLRDDGIVLCNIIVDQKYRLLAQPNFRTFGVLDDANERPLIDAIVEDISETIENRKEVKGKKSKEDELDNNIRALIRRYLSQEVGKAPMIDLHIDVVYS
- a CDS encoding 4-hydroxy-3-methylbut-2-en-1-yl diphosphate synthase, giving the protein MVALHNIKRHKTHKVKVGNFYIGGDSPILVQSMTNTDTADVEGTVKQIIELNEAGSEIVRVTVNNEESARAVPKIHDSLIKQGYDVPLVGCFHYNGHKLLTDVPECAEALAKYRINPGNVGFGEKRDKQFEMMIDQAVKYNKPVRIGVNWGSLDQDLAQKMMDDNSKSSNPKSADELLREALVTSSLQSAEKAIEMGLTADKIIISCKVSQPQDLVAVYTELARRSNYALHLGLTEAGMGSKGIVATTAALSILLQQGIGDTIRASLTPRPGEKRTQEVTVCREILQSLGFRNFTPQVTACPGCGRTTSTYFQELASSIQDFLNSSMPVWKDKYIGVENLRVAVMGCIVNGPGESKHADIGISLPGTGESPVAPVFIDGEKACTLRGDNIAGEFKDLVINYIENRYLVKTTVDV